cacacaaaattttcaaaatttcgAACCTTCTGACTCTCCCCCGCCTCCCCAACCCCTACAAATATCCCCTTCCCTACTTCCAAGTTCTGCACCCCTTCTCTAGGCCCTAATCCCAATCCTCTGATTCAAAACCCTGATCGTAGCTTTCATTTTTTGAGATGGCAAGAACCAAGCAGACAAGTTGGAAGTCCACTGGGGGCAAGGCCCCCCGCAAGCAGCTAGCGACGAAGGCAGCCCTAGCCGCCAGTGGCATGAAGAAACCCCACCGCTTCTACCCCAAGACGGTGGCACTATGGGAGATCTGCAAGTACTAGAAGAGCACGAAGTTTCTCATCTACAAGCTCCCCTTCTAGTGCCTCGTCCGTGAGATAGTTCAGGACTTCAAGACCGACCACCGCTTCCAAAGCTCTCCTTCGCCGCCCTCCAGGAGGCTGCTGAGGCACATGGCGTCCGTCTCTTCGATGATACTAACCTTTGCGCCATCCACGCCAAGTGCATTACCATCATTCCCAAGGACATTCAGCTCTCCTGCCAAATTCGTGGCGCGAGGGCCTAATCTCGTTCCTTAGTATCATCGAAATCCTACATACTAACCCACTCTTAACCCTAACTTCCACTAAACTCCACCTAAACACTAACCTAAGATTATGCTTATAAACGTCGTTGGAAGCTGAGGACCTAGCACGACCCTAGGACCTAATAGAATGCTTACAAGCATCGTCGGAAGCTTAGAacctaagacgacgcttataagcatcatcGGAAGCCTAGGACTtaagacgatgcttataagcgtcgtcggaggcaaGTCTCACTACGTTGCTTTTAACCGACATATAAAAGCATTGGCAAAGGGCAACTAATAAGTATCGCCAATTATCGACACTTATACGCGTCGCTAAaggccgatgcttataagcattctCTGAGGTCCTAGGGTCGGCAATACTTTCTTTATGCGttggcaatttttttttcaacactTACATTATCGAAGCTTTTgcgatgttttataaagtatcACTAATAAAACTAACGACGCTTATAAACGTTGGTATAGGCAACAAAAAGCATCAGCAGTGCACAATTTTTTTATAGTGATGGTGTTTATTTTCTCATGCTGGATTAACGAGTCAAAGTAATCTAAAAATTCTTAACGAAAATGCCCTCACtcgtattatattaatattatattaattaactTATATAAttgatattaattatattaatatatatttttatttatattatatttatatattatagatATATTAAGATATTCACTatgaaatattaattattaataaacattaattaattatcaataaatctagcataggattttttaataattaatatatttatatatatataaaatagtaaaaaaattataataataaatatattttctaatatatatatatataaataatttaaaatatttattaactcatgtaaatatattttaatatttaatatatacaATGTTTATATAACTGGACCATAAATGGCCAAACAAatggacaaaaaaaaatattattacctaaattatttattcaaaattattattgaaaatttaaaaatattttcatataagATTATTTTTAACCAAACATAGCAATTTTTTTCGATACCATTCTGCAAATTATTCTTTCACCAAcaaaatattatgaaatttttttaataaataatttttgaaaatcatcagatTAGTTCCCTAatcacataccccaacaaatcCTTAGAGAAGACCTGGAATTTCTGGGCCGGCACGTGTGGCCAACTCACCGCAGCGTTACGAGCTCTGCTGTCAACGGCCTGGAGATTCCTCTCTCTCCACCTCCCCTGCTCTCTCTTTcccttccctccctccctccccatcTAATCACAGCTGCTTGCTTTGCTTTTCGTGTGTCCTCTCACACTTTTCACAGCCCTCCCGGACACGAACATTAATTTGAAATTAATTCTTGCGAAAAAACGCATGCTCTGGTGCTTTCTACTCTCCACCCGCCAGTACTCGAGATATAATTTAAGATCTTGTTCCCCTACAAGTCCCCATGCACACCTAAAGTCTCACCCTCGTGGGCCCGTATATCAATGAAACGGGGTGCAACTGTGTGTCTTTTTGCTTTGAGTCAATCTAGAATTAGTCCTAATACTACCACTACCCTCATAAACGCCAAAAGACACCGGCACCCACAGCTTCTTTGTCCTGAAGAAACCTCGCATTAAGACCAGGCAGCAATGGATGAAAGATTTGTGTCCCGTCCATTCGGGTTTGCTCTCTTCCTTTTGGGTGTCACCATTGGTTAACAGCGTAAATGCCGGCTTGTTCATCATGGGAAAGAAAGGGGGAAGCTCGTGGCTGACGGCGGTCAAAAGAGCCTTCAGATCCCCCTCCAAGGACTCCGAAAGGAGGCCCTCCAGGCCTCACGAAGACCCAGACCCAGATGAAGACAAGGTCACTCACACAAACAAtccccccacctctctctctctctctctctctctctctctctctccccacaaACAACTCTTCCTTTATCTCTTACTATGCCATGTATCTATTGTGCTGGTggcagaagagggagaagaggagatgGATATTTCGAAAAGCTTCGACCCACGAGCAGCAGCAAACCCAGCAGGAAGCCGAGGTGAGGTCGTTGACGGCATCATCGGTGGTATCCACCACAGCAGAGCAAAGGCACGCGATGGAGGTGGCGGCGGCCACGGCGGCCACGTCTGAGGCGGCCGTGGCGACGGCACAGGCCGCAGCGGAGGTGGTCCGGCTAACTAGGCCGTCTGTCAACTTTGTCAGAGAGCACTACGCCGCCATCGTCATCCAAGCGGGCTTCCGAGGATATCTCGTACGTCATGTTCTATGTTCATTCTTTTCTCTTTGTGGTATAAATAGAGAAGGGAGATATGAACGGGTGGTGAGAAATGGTTGGATTTTGTGAAGGCGAGGAGGGCGTTGAAGGCGTTGAGGGGGTTGGTGAAACTGCAAGCGCTGGTGAGAGGGCAAAACGTGAGGAGGCAGGCGAACACGACGCTGCGGTGCATGCAGGCGCTGGTGCGGGTGCAGGAGCGGGTGAGGGACCAGCGGGCCAGGCTCGCCCGTGAGGGAGCCAGCTGGAGGAGCAACAAGTCCACCACCTTCAGCTGCGACACCTCTTTTTGGGACTCCCGCTACCTCCACGACATCGCCGACCGCCGATCCATGGTAGGATCTGGTAATTAACTCCAAACAGACCAAAATCTTTTAACAAAATCTATGCTTcttatttcttgtgtttctcttTTTAGCAGTCCAGGGATGGGAGTGGCCGCGCCGATGACTGGGTCGATCATCCCCGTACGATTGAAGAGATCCAGTCCATGTTGGAGGGCAGGAAGGAGGCCGCTTTGAGAAGAGAAAGAGCTCTCTCGTACGCTTTTTCTCAGCAGGTatgtttgcttttcttttctttttctacttTTCCTTGTTTCTTTGCAGCTTTTCTGAAGAAAAGTTTCTTGTTTTACTTTTTGAAAAGCCATGGAGGTCCGATAGGAAGACCTCCTCAGGGCTATCCTTTGGAGAAGAACAGGAAGAGGATTCGGCAGTATCGGAAGGAGAGCAGCGGCCACGAAGGTGGCTTGACCGATGGATGGCTTCGAGGACTTCATGTGATAATAGAAATGCCAGTAGAGGACGAGCCACCATGGAGAGAGACCCCATCAAGACTCTAGAGATCGATACAGCACGCTCCTATTCCACGCCTACTACTGCTCGGAGGCATCAACAACCGGCGTCTCCTCACCACCTCCACTCCCCTGCCACGCCCTCCCCCTCGAATGCTAGTAGGGCTCTTCAGGTCCGGTCGGCGAGCCCTCGGTGTGGGAGCGAAGAGAGGAGCTCGGCCTCTGTTCACACCCCGACCAGCTCTGGTTACTATCGCTACAGCGGAGAAGGGGGGCAAcgccgccaccaccaccacccggCGGTTCCGAATTACATGGCTGCGACCGAGTCGGCCAAGGCCAGGTTGCGGTCACAGAGCGCGACGAGGCAGAGGCCTATGACGCCGGAGAGGGAGCAGCGGAGTGGTTTGGCCAGGAAGCGCCTCTCGTTTCCGTTGCCGGAGCCTTACGGTGGTGGTGGCGATC
This window of the Phoenix dactylifera cultivar Barhee BC4 unplaced genomic scaffold, palm_55x_up_171113_PBpolish2nd_filt_p 000493F, whole genome shotgun sequence genome carries:
- the LOC120106231 gene encoding protein IQ-DOMAIN 1-like isoform X2, which produces MKDLCPVHSGLLSSFWVSPLVNSVNAGLFIMGKKGGSSWLTAVKRAFRSPSKDSERRPSRPHEDPDPDEDKKREKRRWIFRKASTHEQQQTQQEAEVRSLTASSVVSTTAEQRHAMEVAAATAATSEAAVATAQAAAEVVRLTRPSVNFVREHYAAIVIQAGFRGYLARRALKALRGLVKLQALVRGQNVRRQANTTLRCMQALVRVQERVRDQRARLAREGASWRSNKSTTFSCDTSFWDSRYLHDIADRRSMSRDGSGRADDWVDHPRTIEEIQSMLEGRKEAALRRERALSYAFSQQPWRSDRKTSSGLSFGEEQEEDSAVSEGEQRPRRWLDRWMASRTSCDNRNASRGRATMERDPIKTLEIDTARSYSTPTTARRHQQPASPHHLHSPATPSPSNASRALQVRSASPRCGSEERSSASVHTPTSSGYYRYSGEGGQRRHHHHPAVPNYMAATESAKARLRSQSATRQRPMTPEREQRSGLARKRLSFPLPEPYGGGGDRGGYPQSLRSPSFKSANGRIGEQSSCCTESIAGEVSPTSTTYLRRWLR
- the LOC120106231 gene encoding protein IQ-DOMAIN 1-like isoform X1 — encoded protein: MKDLCPVHSGLLSSFWVSPLVNSVNAGLFIMGKKGGSSWLTAVKRAFRSPSKDSERRPSRPHEDPDPDEDKKREKRRWIFRKASTHEQQQTQQEAEVRSLTASSVVSTTAEQRHAMEVAAATAATSEAAVATAQAAAEVVRLTRPSVNFVREHYAAIVIQAGFRGYLARRALKALRGLVKLQALVRGQNVRRQANTTLRCMQALVRVQERVRDQRARLAREGASWRSNKSTTFSCDTSFWDSRYLHDIADRRSMQSRDGSGRADDWVDHPRTIEEIQSMLEGRKEAALRRERALSYAFSQQPWRSDRKTSSGLSFGEEQEEDSAVSEGEQRPRRWLDRWMASRTSCDNRNASRGRATMERDPIKTLEIDTARSYSTPTTARRHQQPASPHHLHSPATPSPSNASRALQVRSASPRCGSEERSSASVHTPTSSGYYRYSGEGGQRRHHHHPAVPNYMAATESAKARLRSQSATRQRPMTPEREQRSGLARKRLSFPLPEPYGGGGDRGGYPQSLRSPSFKSANGRIGEQSSCCTESIAGEVSPTSTTYLRRWLR